GCCGCAGGCCCAATCAAATACTCCACTGATCTAAACTCCGCGACGCCGGCATGTATTCTTAAATACTACGTAAAAATCAGTAACGATTAGAAAGAAGTGGCAATATTAGTAATACAAGACAAAGATCATACACATGGGTATTTACTAAAATTATGACTGCGATCTCTGAAACGTTAAATGACAGCGAACTAGCTAACCGAGCAATGGAAGAACTATCCAAATGTCTTACATATCCCAAAATTGGTGCCGCCGTTTCAAGAAGTGGAGTTTTGCTATCAACTGGATTTCGCGGGGAGGTAAGTGGCAAACATGCTGAGCGAGTTGCTATCGAAAAGTTGAACTCAGAACAACTTCGGGGCGCTACGATTCATACAACACTTGAGCCGTGCGCTGAGATATATGAAGGGCAACGAGAAAAATCCTGCTGCGAGTTGATTGCGGACTCAGGTATCTCCACAGTATGTATTGGTGCACTCGATCCGAGTGGAAGGATTTACTCCAAAGGAATGAATTTCCTTAGAGATAATCGTTTAACTGTCGAACTATTCTCGCCGTCAATTCGCCAAAAAATCGAGAGCAGCACTTTCAAGTACGATGACTTCTCAGGCGCGATCGGCAATGGAAAACGCCGAGTTCGCAGCGTGAAGAATGGGAAGAAGTTTACTGTTCAGTTTGCGGAAGGTGATGAGAGGAAGACCTCATTTCGATTGAGTCCGTTGTCTATGCCGCTCGACCACATTGACTTAGTGGCTGCAAACGACTCAGTGCGACTCGCGCCAGGAATTAATGATTTTAGCAAAATTCCCGACCCGATGCTTTATCAAGATCCTTCGCATTTCGCAAGATTGCCAGAGGGAGAAATAGCCATTATCGCCGAACCGCAATCGACCATGGTATTGCTTGTCAAGGTGCTGGAAATCACGCCTACCGATATTTATATTCAATGGGAAGTGAGGAATATCCGTCGAAGCTAAATACGCTGTGGCTACTCGTCATTGTCACTCCCAACAAGTGGTAGCTGACAGTAGCTTTTTTCAACGTGGAACGGCTGATTTCGGTCATCATGAACCATAGAACTTAGAATGATTGGAGGCGAATACGGCCTTTCGCGGCTGTCCGCTTCTGGCCGACAGCTGCCGGTCGGCAAGATTAGTCGCGAAAAGCAGTTTCGCAAGCACGCTTCGCAATGTGGATCAGACACGCTGAGTGCGCCCTGCAGCTATCTCCGCCGAAAGACGCCGATTATTAAAGCCATTTGCGGAAGCTGTCAGATTTTTGTCAAAGCTTGCTGAAGTTTGATCTGTCGAACTGTTTCTATTGGTTCTAGCGACAAGCCAATGGTCGCCCCAGCAGGAACCTTCAAGCTAGTATCCGTTGATTGACTTGCACTTGTCACCGCGCGCTGGGAAATAACCCCTATGGCCTCTCCAGCCTCATTAACTATTGGTCCCCCACTCGCGCCACTGTTAACACCGTTATCTAGATAAAACAAACTAAAATCAACGGAGATTTTTTGTTCTGAATTGCTTGCTTGAATTCGTACATGATTGCCGACTATTGCACTTTTCGTCATGGGCCCCATCATGTCAGCAATATATCCAGTTTGCATTGCGCTTAGAAAGTCCTGCATTCCAGGAAAATCTCTTTTCGCTATCCTATCGAAGTTAAAAGGTAGCGACAGATCGTCGGAGAATCCAGATAGAAAAACTCTATCTCCTAATCGAGGTGGTGAGAGCCTAGCTGGAAGATAGCTGAAAGGAATTGTTTGTTTCTCCTTCGGGGCAAGGACTGCAATATCAAGCTGTATAATTTCAGAAAATGCATCGACATTAATTCCCACCGAACAAAAAATTACAAAATACTCAATTACTGGGCGACCAGGAAACTTTACAAAAATTTTTGCATTTGGATCTGAATAATCTTCCAGCCTGATAGGCATGCGTCCAGTTACAACATGCGCCGCAGTGATTATTTCTCCATCTGGGGTATAGGAAAAACAAGTACCTTGGCTTATTTTTTCACCATTCAAAACTACAGTAACGTAGCCGCAGCTTCGCTTAATGCTCTCATATATTTTATTGACCATTTCGGCTCGTCCCTGTAGTTGATATCATTAGATGTTTCCAAGGTGTTCGAGAACACTATAGAGCATCCTGATCGGTAATGCAGAGGTAGCTTCGTATTCAGAGTTTCGCCTTTACGTCTACTTTTGGCCGTAAGCTGCCCATCTTGAACGACCGCTTGTGGCCGGTTAGCGACGGCCTGACTTCGACCGTCGCTATGCATGATCAAACCTCAGTCTGTTCCGCCATCTCCAGGGCGTCATCGACCTCAATCCCCAGATATCGAACAGTGCTCTCCAGCTTCGTATGGCCGAGCAGCAACTGAACCGCCCGTAAGTTCTTCGTTCTGCGATAGATTAGTGATGCCTTCGTACGTCTCATTGTGTGAGTGCCATACACGGCTGGATCAAGGCCTACGGCTTTCACCCAGCCTTTGACGATACGAGCGTATTGACGAGTGGATAGATGGTCTGAGGTATGTAGCCGACTAGGAAAAAGGCAGTCCTCGCTGCGTAGTTGTGCCTGATGTATCCATGCCACGAGAGCTGACCGTGTTTGCTCAGTGATCTCAAACTGCACTGGTCGCTGCGTTTTCTGCTGCATCACCATGGCTCGTGATGATACGTGTTCGCCATGGGCGACATCGCGCACGCGGAGCTTGGTTAAGTCGCAGGCTCGAAGCTTACTGTCGATGGCCAGATCGAAGAGAGCCAGATCCCGGGTTCTTTCCGCAATTTGAAGCCTTACTCGGATGGCCCAGATATTTCTCAGTCGGAGTGGGGCTTTTTGCCCGACTAGTTGTCCTTTGTTCCAGGGCTGACGGCCGCAGGTAGCGATGATGTTGAGAACAAGTCCTCCACTTGTGGAAAGACAAGGATGGCTAATCAGAGCGACGGTCGCTCACCGGCCAAGAGTAGTCTCCTAGAGGGGTCTAAGAAACCGGGGGGAAATTAAGTGTAGGAAATTTCTCACGCGCCCTTGAACTTTAATGAGCAACAGTAGCTCATAGGGGAGTTGCCTGTCAGAGGCAATTCTTGCAGATCACGTGCCGTTCTGGTGCATGCTGCACCCGCAGGAAGATTTCACAGGGATGCGAAATGAAAGTATGCTTCCGGCCAAGGGAGTACCTGGCCCGTTTCGGTACGTTGTACTTGCCTGTTAGAAAACTGCCACCGTCCCTTCATTCGGTGGCCGTATTGTTGTTCGGTTTGATCAGCAGTTTCGGCGTGCAGGCCGCTGACCCTCCCGCACCTGCCCAACAGTTGCTATTGCAGCAGGACCGCGAGCGAGCATTGCGCGAGCAACTTGAGCCGTCGCCGGATGTGCGCCTTGAGGCGCCGCCCTCATCCTCCGCCAGGGTTTTGCTCGAGAAGCGCGAATCCCCCTGTTTCCTGATTCTTCAGGTCGTCTTGAACGGCGAGTTGGCTGAAGATTTTCAATGGGCACTGCGCAGCGCCGATCCCAAAAATGACCCGGCCACCGGTCAATGTCTGGGTGCGCAAGGCATCAACCTGACGATGAAGCGAATCCAGAATGCAATCATCGAGCGCGGGTTTGTCACGACACGCGTGCTTGCACCGCCTCAGGATTTAAACAGCGGTGTGCTGCAACTGACCCTGATTCCGGGGCGTATTCATTCCATCCGCTTCGCCGAAGGCACCTCTACCCGAGCCAATGCCTGGAACGCGGTGCCTGCCAAAACAGGTGACCTGCTGAACCTGCGTGATCTTGAGCAAGCGTTGGAAAACTTCAAACGCGTGCCCACGGCTGAGGCGGATATCCAAATCGCCGCGACCCAGGGGATGGACGCAAAGCCGGGCGACAGTGACCTGGTTATCGCGTGGAAACAGGCACTTCCCGTGCGTTTGAGCGTGTCGGTAGATGATTCGGGAACCGACGCCACAGGTAAATACCTGGGTTCGGCTTCGGTGTCGTTGGACAACCTGCTGAGCCTGAACGATTTGTTCTACGCCAGCTTCAACCACGACTTGGGCGGGGGGGACGCGGGTAATCGTGGTTCCAAGGGCCATACCTTGCACTACTCTGTCCCCTACGGTTATTGGCTGTTTGGCGTCACGTCCAGCGAGTATGACTATCACCAGACGGTCGCTGGGGCCAACCAGACTTACAAGTACACCGGAGAAAGCAAAAACAACGACATCAGTGCGTCTCGCTTGCTGTATCGCGATGCCGTGCGCAAAACCACGCTGAGGCTCAGTGGCTGGACGCGCACTTCGCAAAACTATATCGACGATACCGAGATCGAAATTCAGCGCCGACGCATGGCAGGCTGGGCGCTGGGGCTGAGTCATCGGGAGTTCATCGGTACCGCCACGCTCGATCTGGGCACCAGCTATCGCCGGGGCACAGGTGCGCGCAACGCAATCGCTGCGCCTGAGGAGGCGTTTGACGAAGGGACCTCGCGTTCGCAGATCATCAACGCCGACGCGCAATTTTCCGTACCGTTTGGCCTTGCCACGCAGCGCTTGCGTTACACCGCGGCCTGGCGTGCGCAGTGGAACCGCACGGCGTTGGTGCCGCAGGATCGTTTCTCGATCGGCGGGCGCTACAGCGTGCGCGGGTTTGACGGTGAAAATATTTTGTCGGCAGACCGTGGTTGGCTGGTGCGTAACGACCTCGGCCTGGCGCTGGGCAACTCCGGGCAGGAAACCTACCTGGGTGTTGACTACGGCAAGGTGGGCGGCCCTTCAAGCCAATACCTCATTGGTGATCATCTGGCCGGGTACGTGGTGGGGTTGCGCGGTGGCTACCGGCAAGTGTCTTACGACGTGTTTGTCGGTCAACCGATCAGCAAACCCAAGGGCTTCGAGACTGCCAGTACCACGGCAGGTTTCAGCCTGACGTGGTCGATGTGAGGGTTTGCCATGCAACTCGATAACCTTGAGCTGATCGCGCCGGCGTTCAGCGAAGAGCCATGGAACGAGGCCCAGGCGCTGGGTGCCGCCGTATGGCTGTGGATGCACTCGGCGAGCCATCGCGATGTGCCGCTGCACACCCTGAACGCGCTGCTGTTGCCAGCTATTGCCAACCGCCAGTTCATCATCGGCTACGAATCGGGGCGCCCGGTGTTTTACGCCGCCTGGTGTTGGTTCAGCGTCGAGGCCGAGCAGCGGTATGTGCAAAATCCTGCCATCAGCCTGCCTGCGCACGACTGGAACAGCGGCGAGCGACTGTGGTTCCTGGACTGGGTGACGCCTTTTGGTCACAGCGCCCGCCTTGCACGCTTAGTGCAGCGCCATTTGTTTGCCGACAGCCGGTTCAGCGCTCTGTATCACCGGGGCAACGAGCGCGGGTTACGGATCAAGCGGTTTCAAGGTGCTGCTCTGGCGCGCTTGAAGTGGCCGACCGCGGCCGTTGCCCGCCAATCGTAGTACTTGTCGCATTTTAGAGCTTTCAAGACACAGGGATCGTCATGAACAAACACCTCTACAGGATCGTTTTCAACAAAGCCCGTGGCCTGCTGATGGTAGTGGCCGAAAACGTGCTGGGCAGCAAAAAAGCCTCAGGCACCGGGATCGGTGTCGCCCCTGTCGTCTTGAACACTGTGCTGACACTGCGTCCCCTGCGGTTCTCATTGATGGCGGCGTTGGGCTTGATCACATTGGCCTCGCCGCTGGCCTGGGGCGATATTGTGGCTGACCGTGGCGCTGCGCCCGGCCAGCAACCGGTGATTATCAACGCCGCAAACGGTGTGCCCCAAGTCAACATTCAGGCCCCGAGTGCGGCAGGGGTGTCACGTAACACCTACAGCCAGTTCGACGTTAATGCCCAAGGCGCGATCCTCAACAATGCGCGCACCAATACCCAAACTCAGCTGGGTGGCTGGATCGAGGGTAATGCGCATTTGGCCGGCGGTACGGCGCGGGTGATCCTTAATGAGGTCAACAGCAGCAACCCCAGCCAATTGCGTGGTTACATCGAAGTCGCCGGTGACCGAGCCCAGGTGGTGATCGCCAACCCGTCGGGCATCGCCTGTGACGGCTGTGGTTTTATCAACGCCAACCGTGCCACCTTGACCAGCGGCAGTGCGCAGATGCAGGACGGCCAATTGCAAGGCTACCGCGTTGAAAGCGGCAAGGTGGTAATCTCCGGCAAGGGCCTGGACGCATCGCAGACCGACTTTACCGATGTCATCGCACGCTCGGTCGAGGTCAAT
This region of Pseudomonas sp. MUP55 genomic DNA includes:
- a CDS encoding CMP deaminase; this translates as MTAISETLNDSELANRAMEELSKCLTYPKIGAAVSRSGVLLSTGFRGEVSGKHAERVAIEKLNSEQLRGATIHTTLEPCAEIYEGQREKSCCELIADSGISTVCIGALDPSGRIYSKGMNFLRDNRLTVELFSPSIRQKIESSTFKYDDFSGAIGNGKRRVRSVKNGKKFTVQFAEGDERKTSFRLSPLSMPLDHIDLVAANDSVRLAPGINDFSKIPDPMLYQDPSHFARLPEGEIAIIAEPQSTMVLLVKVLEITPTDIYIQWEVRNIRRS
- a CDS encoding serine protease, with amino-acid sequence MVNKIYESIKRSCGYVTVVLNGEKISQGTCFSYTPDGEIITAAHVVTGRMPIRLEDYSDPNAKIFVKFPGRPVIEYFVIFCSVGINVDAFSEIIQLDIAVLAPKEKQTIPFSYLPARLSPPRLGDRVFLSGFSDDLSLPFNFDRIAKRDFPGMQDFLSAMQTGYIADMMGPMTKSAIVGNHVRIQASNSEQKISVDFSLFYLDNGVNSGASGGPIVNEAGEAIGVISQRAVTSASQSTDTSLKVPAGATIGLSLEPIETVRQIKLQQALTKI
- a CDS encoding tyrosine-type recombinase/integrase, whose product is MIATCGRQPWNKGQLVGQKAPLRLRNIWAIRVRLQIAERTRDLALFDLAIDSKLRACDLTKLRVRDVAHGEHVSSRAMVMQQKTQRPVQFEITEQTRSALVAWIHQAQLRSEDCLFPSRLHTSDHLSTRQYARIVKGWVKAVGLDPAVYGTHTMRRTKASLIYRRTKNLRAVQLLLGHTKLESTVRYLGIEVDDALEMAEQTEV
- a CDS encoding ShlB/FhaC/HecB family hemolysin secretion/activation protein, encoding MKVCFRPREYLARFGTLYLPVRKLPPSLHSVAVLLFGLISSFGVQAADPPAPAQQLLLQQDRERALREQLEPSPDVRLEAPPSSSARVLLEKRESPCFLILQVVLNGELAEDFQWALRSADPKNDPATGQCLGAQGINLTMKRIQNAIIERGFVTTRVLAPPQDLNSGVLQLTLIPGRIHSIRFAEGTSTRANAWNAVPAKTGDLLNLRDLEQALENFKRVPTAEADIQIAATQGMDAKPGDSDLVIAWKQALPVRLSVSVDDSGTDATGKYLGSASVSLDNLLSLNDLFYASFNHDLGGGDAGNRGSKGHTLHYSVPYGYWLFGVTSSEYDYHQTVAGANQTYKYTGESKNNDISASRLLYRDAVRKTTLRLSGWTRTSQNYIDDTEIEIQRRRMAGWALGLSHREFIGTATLDLGTSYRRGTGARNAIAAPEEAFDEGTSRSQIINADAQFSVPFGLATQRLRYTAAWRAQWNRTALVPQDRFSIGGRYSVRGFDGENILSADRGWLVRNDLGLALGNSGQETYLGVDYGKVGGPSSQYLIGDHLAGYVVGLRGGYRQVSYDVFVGQPISKPKGFETASTTAGFSLTWSM
- a CDS encoding toxin-activating lysine-acyltransferase — translated: MQLDNLELIAPAFSEEPWNEAQALGAAVWLWMHSASHRDVPLHTLNALLLPAIANRQFIIGYESGRPVFYAAWCWFSVEAEQRYVQNPAISLPAHDWNSGERLWFLDWVTPFGHSARLARLVQRHLFADSRFSALYHRGNERGLRIKRFQGAALARLKWPTAAVARQS